One region of Mucilaginibacter sp. 14171R-50 genomic DNA includes:
- the atpD gene encoding F0F1 ATP synthase subunit beta has translation MPNIGKISRIIGPVVDVSFADDAHLPKIYDALEITKDNGQKIILEVQQHLGEDRVRAIAMDSTDGLLRGMKVLDTEAAIKMPVGESIKGRVFNVVGDAIDGIPDLDKSAGRPIHATPPRFEDLSTETEALFTGIKVIDLLEPYVKGGKIGLFGGAGVGKTVLIQELINNIAKAYAGLSVFAGVGERTREGNDLLREMLESGIIKYGDAFMHSMEAGGWDLTKIDTEALKESKATFVFGQMNEPPGARARVALSGLTLAEYFRDGDEEGKGRDILFFIDNIFRFTQAGSEVSALLGRMPSAVGYQPTLATEMGTMQERITSTKRGSITSVQAVYVPADDLTDPAPATTFAHLDATTVLSRKIAELGIYPAVDPLDSTSRILSAAILGEEHYRTAQRVKEILQRYKELQDIIAILGMDELSEEDKLVVSRARRVQRFLSQPFFVAEQFTGLKGVLVDIKDTIKGFNMIMDGEVDEYPEAAFNLVGSIEDAIEKGKKLLAEANN, from the coding sequence ATGCCAAACATTGGAAAAATATCACGGATCATTGGTCCGGTAGTTGACGTAAGTTTCGCTGATGATGCACATCTTCCAAAGATCTATGATGCGCTTGAGATCACAAAAGACAACGGACAAAAAATCATTTTAGAAGTTCAGCAACATTTAGGTGAAGACCGTGTGCGCGCCATCGCCATGGACTCGACCGACGGTTTGCTGCGCGGCATGAAGGTTTTAGATACCGAGGCTGCTATAAAAATGCCGGTTGGTGAATCAATAAAAGGCCGTGTATTTAACGTAGTTGGCGATGCCATCGATGGTATCCCAGACCTGGATAAATCTGCCGGTCGCCCTATCCACGCAACCCCTCCGCGTTTTGAAGACCTATCTACCGAAACCGAAGCGTTGTTTACAGGTATCAAGGTAATCGACCTTTTAGAACCTTATGTAAAAGGTGGTAAAATTGGTTTGTTTGGCGGTGCCGGTGTTGGTAAAACAGTATTAATTCAGGAACTGATCAATAACATCGCGAAAGCATATGCAGGTTTATCTGTATTTGCAGGTGTAGGCGAGCGTACCCGTGAAGGTAACGACTTACTGCGCGAGATGCTTGAATCGGGCATTATAAAATATGGCGATGCGTTTATGCATTCGATGGAAGCAGGCGGCTGGGATCTGACAAAGATCGATACCGAGGCTTTAAAAGAATCAAAAGCGACATTCGTTTTCGGACAGATGAACGAGCCCCCGGGCGCACGTGCACGTGTGGCGCTTTCGGGCTTAACCCTTGCAGAGTATTTCCGCGATGGTGACGAAGAAGGTAAAGGCCGTGATATATTATTCTTTATTGATAACATCTTCCGCTTTACACAAGCAGGTTCTGAGGTATCGGCGTTATTAGGCCGTATGCCATCGGCGGTAGGTTACCAGCCAACACTGGCTACCGAGATGGGTACCATGCAAGAGCGTATCACTTCAACAAAACGTGGTTCAATTACATCTGTACAGGCCGTATACGTACCTGCGGATGACTTGACTGACCCTGCACCGGCAACAACATTTGCCCACTTAGATGCTACAACCGTACTTTCACGTAAAATTGCCGAGCTTGGTATTTACCCGGCTGTGGATCCGTTGGATTCTACCTCGCGTATCCTTAGCGCAGCTATCTTAGGCGAAGAGCACTACAGAACAGCTCAGCGCGTTAAAGAAATTTTACAGCGTTACAAAGAGTTGCAGGATATCATCGCCATCTTAGGTATGGACGAGCTATCTGAAGAAGATAAATTAGTTGTATCGCGCGCGCGCCGTGTTCAGCGTTTCCTTTCTCAGCCGTTCTTTGTTGCTGAGCAGTTCACCGGTTTAAAAGGTGTATTGGTTGACATCAAAGATACCATCAAAGGATTTAACATGATCATGGATGGCGAAGTTGATGAATATCCCGAAGCAGCATTTAACCTTGTGGGCAGCATTGAAGATGCTATTGAAAAAGGTAAAAAACTGTTAGCAGAAGCTAATAACTAA
- the ilvN gene encoding acetolactate synthase small subunit: protein MDNQEIHKQEYNITVYTENQIGLLNRIAIIFTRRKINIDSLNTSPSEIESIHRFNIVINESEDVVRKLTRQIEKQVEVLKVYYHTNDDVIWQELALYKMSTDVIAEKVSVERLLRENGARAVVIRKDYTVFETTGHREETDNLIKILQPYGLIEFVRSARVAIIKNSKGFNSKLREFERLEPGEDVIENEYLNKGQKVFTM from the coding sequence ATGGATAATCAGGAAATACATAAGCAGGAATACAACATAACGGTTTATACCGAAAACCAGATTGGTTTGCTAAACCGCATCGCTATTATTTTTACCCGCCGGAAGATCAATATCGACAGCCTGAATACCTCCCCGTCGGAGATCGAGAGCATTCACCGCTTTAACATCGTGATAAACGAGTCGGAAGATGTGGTGCGCAAGCTGACCCGCCAGATAGAAAAACAGGTGGAAGTACTGAAAGTATATTACCATACCAACGATGATGTTATTTGGCAGGAACTGGCTTTATACAAAATGTCAACAGATGTTATTGCCGAAAAGGTGAGTGTAGAGCGCCTGCTGCGCGAAAATGGAGCGCGTGCGGTGGTCATCCGTAAGGATTATACGGTATTTGAAACAACCGGGCATCGCGAAGAAACTGATAACCTGATCAAGATATTGCAGCCCTACGGATTGATAGAATTTGTACGCAGCGCCCGGGTGGCTATCATCAAAAACAGTAAAGGGTTTAACAGTAAGCTGCGCGAGTTTGAAAGACTGGAACCGGGTGAAGATGTTATCGAAAACGAATATTTAAACAAAGGGCAAAAAGTGTTTACGATGTAA
- the ilvC gene encoding ketol-acid reductoisomerase, with protein sequence MAKLNFGGTEENVVTREEFPLSKAQDVLKDETVAVIGYGVQGPGQALNQKDNGINVIVGQRKNSKSWDKAVSDGFVPGETLFEIEEALERGTIICYLLSDAAQIALWPTVKKHLTPGKALYFSHGFGITFKEQTGIIPPADVDVFLVAPKGSGTSLRRMFLQGRGLNSSFAIFQDATGKAKDRVIALGIAVGSGYLFETDFKKEVYSDLTGERGTLMGCIQGVFAAQYDVLRSKGHSPSEAFNETVEELTQSLMPLVAENGMDWMYANCSTTAQRGALDWWKKFRDATKPVFEELYESVATGKESQKSIDSNSKTDYREKLDAELKELRDSEMWQAGKTVRSLRPENQAVEA encoded by the coding sequence ATGGCAAAACTAAATTTCGGCGGTACCGAGGAAAACGTAGTAACCCGCGAAGAGTTCCCCTTATCAAAAGCTCAGGACGTATTGAAGGATGAGACTGTTGCAGTAATCGGCTACGGTGTTCAGGGTCCGGGCCAGGCGCTTAATCAAAAAGACAATGGCATTAACGTGATCGTAGGTCAGCGTAAAAATTCAAAATCGTGGGATAAAGCCGTAAGTGATGGCTTTGTACCGGGCGAAACGCTTTTTGAAATTGAAGAGGCTCTTGAAAGAGGAACCATTATTTGCTATTTATTGAGCGATGCTGCGCAAATAGCTTTATGGCCAACTGTTAAAAAACACCTTACCCCGGGCAAAGCCCTATACTTCTCTCACGGCTTCGGTATCACTTTTAAAGAACAAACCGGTATCATACCTCCGGCCGATGTGGATGTGTTTTTGGTTGCCCCCAAAGGCTCAGGCACTTCATTACGCCGTATGTTTTTACAGGGTCGTGGCTTAAATTCAAGCTTCGCCATCTTCCAGGATGCTACCGGTAAGGCTAAAGACCGTGTTATAGCTTTAGGTATTGCTGTGGGTAGTGGTTACCTTTTTGAAACCGACTTTAAAAAAGAAGTTTACAGCGACTTAACGGGCGAACGTGGAACGCTAATGGGCTGTATCCAGGGTGTTTTTGCCGCGCAATATGATGTATTACGCAGTAAAGGCCACTCGCCATCTGAGGCCTTCAATGAAACAGTTGAAGAACTTACCCAGTCGTTAATGCCACTTGTTGCTGAAAATGGTATGGACTGGATGTACGCCAATTGCTCTACCACAGCGCAACGTGGTGCGCTTGATTGGTGGAAAAAATTCCGTGACGCTACTAAACCCGTGTTTGAAGAACTTTACGAAAGTGTTGCAACCGGTAAAGAATCGCAAAAATCTATTGACAGCAACAGTAAAACTGACTACCGCGAAAAATTAGACGCGGAATTGAAAGAATTACGCGACAGCGAAATGTGGCAGGCAGGCAAAACTGTGCGCAGCTTACGCCCCGAAAACCAGGCTGTAGAAGCGTAA
- the leuC gene encoding 3-isopropylmalate dehydratase large subunit, whose product MGQTLFDKIWDAHVVSSNEGFPDILYIDTHFIHEVTSPQAFDGLRARGLPVFRPKQTVATADHNVPTWDQHLPIKEELSRYQVDMLTKNCAEFGIELYGLGHPFQGIVHVIGPELGITRPGGTYVCGDSHTSTHGAFGAIAFGIGTSQVEQVMATQCLLQQRPKRMKIEVNGTLQKGVGAKDIILYIISQISAAGGTGYAVEYAGDTIRGLSMEGRMTICNMSIEMGARCGLIAPDETTINYVKGREFAPKGEEWDKAVAYWQTLYSDEDAQFDSVLSFRAEDIEPMITYGTNPGMGIGVTQHVPETASFEQKEQGSYKKALDYMGLHDDEQLLGKPIDYVFIGSCTNSRIEDLREVAQFVKGKHKADNVTVWVVPGSKQVQEQAIREGLDKIFEAAGFPLREPGCSACLGMNEDKIPAGKYCVSTSNRNFEGRQGPNSRTFLASPLTAAASAITGRVTDIREFLKEGELVS is encoded by the coding sequence ATGGGACAAACATTATTCGACAAAATTTGGGACGCGCACGTCGTCAGTAGCAACGAGGGTTTCCCCGATATTTTGTACATCGACACACATTTCATCCACGAAGTAACCAGTCCGCAGGCATTTGATGGTTTGCGCGCAAGAGGGCTACCGGTTTTCAGGCCAAAACAAACCGTTGCCACGGCCGACCACAATGTCCCTACGTGGGACCAGCACCTCCCCATTAAAGAAGAACTTTCCCGATACCAGGTTGATATGCTCACCAAAAACTGCGCGGAGTTCGGCATCGAACTTTACGGTTTAGGGCATCCCTTCCAGGGTATTGTCCACGTTATAGGCCCCGAGTTGGGCATCACCCGCCCCGGGGGCACTTATGTTTGCGGCGACAGCCACACCTCTACTCACGGCGCTTTTGGTGCTATCGCCTTTGGCATAGGCACCTCGCAGGTTGAGCAGGTAATGGCTACTCAATGTTTACTGCAACAGCGCCCAAAACGCATGAAGATAGAAGTGAATGGTACTTTACAAAAAGGCGTTGGTGCAAAGGATATCATCCTGTACATTATTTCCCAGATCTCGGCCGCGGGCGGTACCGGTTATGCTGTTGAGTACGCCGGCGATACCATTCGCGGGTTAAGCATGGAGGGCCGCATGACCATCTGCAACATGAGCATCGAAATGGGTGCCCGCTGCGGATTGATCGCTCCTGACGAAACCACCATTAACTACGTAAAAGGCCGCGAATTTGCTCCTAAGGGCGAAGAATGGGATAAGGCAGTAGCTTACTGGCAAACTCTTTATTCTGATGAAGACGCACAGTTCGACAGTGTATTAAGCTTCAGGGCCGAAGATATTGAGCCGATGATAACCTACGGAACAAATCCGGGTATGGGCATTGGCGTTACACAGCACGTTCCGGAAACTGCTTCGTTTGAGCAAAAGGAACAGGGATCATACAAAAAAGCCCTGGATTACATGGGCCTGCACGATGACGAGCAGCTTTTAGGCAAACCTATCGATTATGTTTTTATTGGCAGCTGTACCAATAGCCGCATTGAAGACCTGCGCGAGGTTGCCCAATTTGTAAAAGGCAAACACAAGGCCGATAATGTTACCGTTTGGGTAGTGCCCGGCTCCAAACAAGTGCAGGAACAAGCCATCCGCGAAGGTTTAGATAAGATCTTTGAAGCAGCAGGTTTCCCGTTGCGCGAACCCGGGTGCAGCGCATGCCTGGGCATGAACGAAGATAAGATCCCGGCAGGTAAGTATTGTGTGTCCACCTCAAACAGGAACTTTGAAGGCAGGCAGGGACCAAACTCTCGTACCTTCCTGGCCAGCCCGTTAACCGCGGCAGCCAGCGCAATTACAGGGAGGGTTACAGATATAAGAGAATTTTTAAAAGAAGGGGAATTGGTAAGCTAA
- the ilvB gene encoding biosynthetic-type acetolactate synthase large subunit has translation METQTIAQEVSEKTAEPAKSPTTEVSGSEALLEALIVEGVDTIFGYPGGAIMPIYDALYHYNDKLNHILVRHEQGATHAGQGYARTSGKVGVVFATSGPGATNLVTGLADAQIDSTPLVCITGQVFASLLGTDAFQETDVINITTPVTKWNYQVTDATEIPEVIAKAFYIAKSGRPGPVLIDITKNAQIQKFDFAGYEKCEHIRSYRPKPIVRPQYIKEAAGLINSAKKPFVLWGQGVILGSAEQEFKAFVEKSGIPSAWTVLGAGAIPTDHPLNVGMLGMHGNYGPNVLTNECDVLIAIGMRFDDRVTGRLDKYAKQAKVIHLDIDPAEIDKNVKSTVPVWGDCKETLPMLTALVDKKEHTEWHNKFKDYTRQEVEQVIHQELNPTTAEMTMGEVIKQLNEITKGEAVIVTDVGQHQMVACRYAQFNQTRSNVTSGGLGTMGFALPAAIGAKFGAQNRTVVAVIGDGGFQMTCQELGTIMQSGIDVKIVILNNRFLGMVRQWQELFNARRYSFVDIESPDFVALAAAYRIPGKRIDDRKDLPSALNEMLNNPGSFLLEVMVTKENNVFPMVPQGCSVAEIRLK, from the coding sequence ATGGAAACACAAACAATCGCACAGGAAGTAAGTGAAAAAACAGCGGAGCCTGCAAAATCACCAACGACAGAAGTTTCAGGGTCGGAAGCGTTATTAGAAGCGCTGATTGTGGAAGGTGTGGATACCATTTTTGGTTACCCCGGCGGCGCTATCATGCCTATTTATGATGCTTTATATCATTATAACGATAAGCTGAACCACATACTGGTACGCCACGAGCAGGGCGCTACCCATGCCGGTCAGGGATACGCACGTACATCGGGTAAGGTAGGTGTTGTTTTTGCCACAAGCGGCCCCGGTGCCACCAATTTGGTAACCGGCTTAGCCGATGCACAGATTGACAGCACACCGTTGGTTTGTATCACCGGCCAGGTTTTCGCGAGCCTTTTAGGTACCGATGCCTTCCAGGAGACAGACGTGATCAATATAACCACGCCGGTTACCAAATGGAACTACCAGGTAACTGATGCTACCGAGATCCCCGAAGTTATTGCCAAAGCCTTTTATATTGCCAAAAGCGGCAGGCCCGGCCCGGTATTGATAGATATAACCAAGAACGCCCAGATACAAAAATTTGATTTTGCAGGCTACGAGAAATGCGAGCACATCCGCAGCTATAGGCCAAAACCTATTGTTCGCCCACAGTATATTAAGGAAGCTGCGGGGCTTATCAATTCGGCTAAGAAGCCATTTGTTCTATGGGGTCAGGGCGTAATATTAGGCAGCGCCGAGCAGGAGTTTAAAGCTTTTGTTGAGAAGAGCGGCATCCCGTCGGCCTGGACAGTTTTGGGCGCGGGCGCTATTCCAACAGATCACCCGCTCAACGTGGGTATGCTGGGCATGCATGGCAACTACGGGCCAAACGTTTTAACAAACGAATGTGATGTATTAATAGCCATAGGTATGCGTTTTGACGATCGCGTAACCGGCCGCCTGGATAAATACGCCAAACAGGCAAAGGTTATCCACCTGGATATCGACCCTGCCGAGATAGACAAAAACGTAAAAAGCACCGTACCTGTTTGGGGCGATTGTAAAGAGACTTTACCTATGCTTACCGCATTGGTGGATAAAAAAGAACATACCGAATGGCATAACAAGTTTAAAGACTACACCCGCCAGGAGGTTGAACAGGTGATACACCAGGAACTTAACCCTACAACGGCCGAAATGACTATGGGCGAAGTTATCAAGCAACTGAACGAAATAACCAAAGGCGAAGCAGTTATTGTAACTGATGTTGGCCAACACCAGATGGTGGCCTGCCGTTACGCGCAGTTCAACCAAACCCGCAGCAATGTTACCAGCGGTGGTTTAGGCACAATGGGCTTTGCCCTGCCTGCTGCCATTGGCGCAAAGTTTGGCGCACAAAACCGTACCGTGGTTGCCGTAATTGGCGATGGCGGTTTCCAGATGACCTGCCAGGAACTGGGTACTATTATGCAAAGCGGGATAGACGTAAAGATTGTCATTCTGAACAACCGTTTCCTGGGCATGGTTCGCCAGTGGCAGGAACTGTTCAATGCCCGCCGCTATTCGTTCGTAGATATAGAAAGCCCTGATTTTGTGGCTTTGGCTGCGGCATACCGCATCCCGGGGAAAAGGATAGACGACCGTAAGGACCTGCCATCGGCATTGAATGAAATGCTGAATAACCCAGGCTCGTTCCTTTTAGAAGTTATGGTTACCAAAGAGAACAATGTATTCCCGATGGTACCGCAAGGTTGCAGTGTTGCCGAGATAAGGCTTAAATAA
- a CDS encoding redoxin domain-containing protein: MSITAGQAAPQFTLTSSDLKEVSLADFKGKKVVLHFFPLAFTGVCTTQLCTMRDSFGYYDGLNAQILGVSVDSPFTLAKFKEENGYQFPLLSDFNKEVSAAYGALYAEFAFGMKGVSKRAAFVIDEDQNVLYAEVLENAGDLPNFEAIAQKVK; the protein is encoded by the coding sequence ATGTCAATTACAGCAGGCCAGGCGGCTCCCCAGTTTACATTAACCTCGTCAGATCTTAAGGAAGTATCATTAGCCGATTTTAAGGGCAAAAAGGTGGTTCTGCACTTTTTTCCGCTGGCGTTTACGGGTGTGTGCACCACGCAGCTTTGCACCATGCGGGATAGTTTTGGTTATTACGATGGCTTAAACGCGCAGATCTTAGGCGTATCGGTCGATTCGCCTTTTACATTGGCAAAGTTTAAAGAAGAGAATGGTTACCAGTTCCCGCTGTTGTCTGATTTTAACAAGGAGGTATCGGCAGCCTACGGCGCGCTATATGCCGAGTTTGCCTTTGGGATGAAAGGCGTATCAAAACGCGCTGCCTTTGTGATAGATGAAGATCAGAACGTGCTATACGCCGAGGTGCTGGAGAACGCAGGAGATTTGCCAAATTTTGAGGCAATTGCGCAAAAAGTAAAGTAA
- the ilvD gene encoding dihydroxy-acid dehydratase, translating to MSSSSDTTNAVEINKYSKTFTQDETQPAAKAMLYGIGLTDDDMQKAQVGIASMGYDGNTCNMHLNDLAKLVKQGIWDEDMVGLIFHTIGVSDGMSNGTEGMRYSLMSRDIIADSIEAVTGAQYYDGLITLPGCDKNMPGSIMAMGRLNRPSIMVYGGTIKPGHWKGEDLNIVSAFEALGKKIAGQITPEDFEGVIKNACPSAGACGGIYTANTMAAAIEALGMSLPYSSSNPALSEDKKAECLAAGKAIKILLEKDIKPSDIMTREAFENAIVVIMVLGGSTNAVLHLIAMAKSVGVKVTQDDFQTVSNRIPVLADMKPSGKYMMEDLHNIGGVPAVMKYCLAQGWLNGSCLTVTGKTIAENLADVPELDFESQKIIFPAENPIKATGHLQILYGNLAEGGSVAKITGKEGTSFEGPARVFDGEFELIHGIQSGLVKKGDVVVIRNVGPKGAPGMPEMLKPTSAIFGAGLGSSVALITDGRFSGGTHGFVVGHITPEAYDGGGIAFVKDNDRIFIDAINRTINVLISEEEFAARRAAWKQPALKVSKGLLYRYAKTVSNAAEGCVTDEM from the coding sequence ATGAGTTCATCGTCAGATACTACAAACGCTGTAGAGATAAATAAATACAGTAAAACCTTCACGCAGGACGAAACCCAGCCTGCGGCCAAGGCAATGCTTTACGGCATTGGCCTTACCGATGATGACATGCAAAAAGCACAGGTAGGCATAGCCAGCATGGGTTACGATGGCAATACCTGCAACATGCACCTGAACGACCTGGCCAAGCTGGTTAAACAGGGCATCTGGGACGAAGATATGGTAGGCCTGATATTTCATACCATAGGTGTAAGCGATGGCATGAGCAATGGCACCGAGGGCATGCGCTATTCGCTGATGAGCCGCGATATAATTGCTGATTCTATTGAGGCGGTTACCGGCGCGCAATATTATGATGGTTTGATTACCCTGCCTGGCTGCGATAAAAATATGCCCGGCTCTATCATGGCTATGGGCCGTTTAAACCGCCCGTCGATCATGGTATATGGGGGGACCATAAAACCCGGCCACTGGAAAGGCGAAGACCTTAACATTGTATCGGCATTTGAGGCTTTAGGTAAAAAAATAGCCGGCCAGATAACCCCCGAAGATTTTGAAGGCGTTATAAAAAACGCCTGCCCAAGCGCCGGGGCTTGCGGAGGCATTTATACGGCGAACACCATGGCAGCAGCTATCGAGGCATTGGGCATGAGCTTGCCTTACTCGTCATCAAACCCTGCGTTAAGCGAGGATAAGAAAGCGGAATGCTTAGCTGCCGGTAAAGCAATAAAAATACTATTAGAGAAAGACATCAAACCATCGGATATCATGACCCGCGAGGCTTTCGAGAACGCCATCGTGGTGATAATGGTATTAGGCGGAAGCACAAACGCGGTGCTGCACCTGATAGCAATGGCCAAAAGTGTTGGCGTAAAGGTTACCCAGGACGATTTCCAGACCGTAAGCAACCGCATCCCCGTACTGGCCGATATGAAGCCAAGCGGTAAATACATGATGGAGGATCTGCATAACATTGGCGGCGTACCTGCTGTAATGAAGTACTGCCTGGCGCAGGGCTGGCTTAATGGCAGTTGCTTAACTGTAACAGGCAAAACTATTGCCGAAAACCTTGCAGACGTTCCTGAACTTGATTTTGAAAGTCAGAAAATAATATTCCCGGCAGAGAACCCTATCAAGGCAACCGGGCACTTACAGATATTATACGGAAACCTTGCCGAAGGCGGCAGCGTTGCCAAAATTACCGGTAAAGAGGGCACCAGCTTTGAAGGCCCTGCACGCGTGTTTGATGGCGAATTTGAGCTGATACACGGCATACAAAGCGGTCTTGTAAAAAAAGGCGATGTGGTGGTTATCCGCAACGTTGGCCCAAAAGGCGCGCCGGGTATGCCCGAAATGCTAAAACCAACTTCTGCCATATTTGGCGCGGGCCTTGGCAGTTCGGTAGCATTAATTACCGATGGCCGTTTTAGCGGTGGTACGCATGGCTTTGTGGTAGGCCACATAACGCCCGAAGCCTACGACGGCGGGGGCATTGCCTTTGTAAAGGATAACGACAGGATATTTATTGATGCGATTAACCGCACTATTAATGTATTGATAAGCGAAGAAGAGTTTGCAGCCCGTAGAGCCGCATGGAAACAGCCGGCTTTAAAGGTAAGCAAAGGGCTTTTATACCGCTACGCAAAAACCGTGAGCAACGCTGCCGAAGGCTGCGTAACCGATGAAATGTAG
- the atpC gene encoding ATP synthase F1 subunit epsilon, with protein sequence MTLEILTPDKKVYEGEATSVTLPGTLGFLEILNNHAPIISTLNDGKLTIRGTAGAKEEVFFIQGGVVEALNNKVTVLAEGIIQK encoded by the coding sequence ATGACATTAGAAATTCTTACTCCTGATAAAAAAGTTTACGAAGGCGAGGCTACCTCGGTTACCTTACCCGGTACGTTAGGATTTTTAGAGATCTTAAACAATCACGCCCCTATCATTTCTACCTTAAACGATGGTAAACTTACCATCCGCGGTACTGCCGGTGCTAAGGAAGAAGTATTTTTTATCCAGGGCGGTGTAGTTGAGGCCTTAAACAATAAGGTTACCGTATTAGCCGAAGGTATTATTCAGAAATAG
- a CDS encoding adenylate kinase: MLNLVLFGPPGAGKGTQSQKLIEQFGLIHLSTGDLLRGEISQGTELGIEAKKLMDEGMLVPDSVVIGMISNKLDANKDAKGFIFDGFPRTVAQAQALDELLESKNSAISGMIALEVTDGELEQRLLKRGETSGRPDDANPEVIRKRIKEYNDKTAPVAGFYKNQNKFTSINGIGSIDEIFDSINTVIASY; encoded by the coding sequence ATGCTTAACTTAGTTCTGTTTGGTCCGCCCGGTGCCGGGAAAGGTACTCAATCACAAAAACTTATCGAACAATTTGGCTTAATTCACCTTTCAACGGGCGACCTGTTGCGCGGTGAAATATCGCAGGGCACCGAATTAGGTATCGAGGCAAAAAAGCTGATGGATGAAGGGATGTTAGTACCTGATAGCGTTGTCATCGGCATGATCAGTAACAAACTGGATGCTAACAAAGATGCCAAAGGATTTATTTTTGATGGGTTTCCTCGTACAGTTGCCCAGGCACAGGCTTTAGACGAATTGCTGGAATCGAAAAACTCCGCCATTTCGGGCATGATAGCGTTAGAAGTTACCGATGGCGAATTGGAGCAACGCTTATTAAAGCGCGGCGAAACCTCAGGGAGGCCTGATGATGCCAACCCCGAAGTAATACGCAAGCGCATTAAAGAATATAATGATAAAACTGCACCTGTTGCAGGTTTTTATAAAAACCAAAATAAGTTTACAAGCATTAATGGTATAGGTTCGATAGACGAGATATTTGATTCTATTAACACCGTTATAGCTTCGTATTAA
- a CDS encoding NAD(P)H-quinone oxidoreductase encodes MLQRIEAASTNKDLSGMIKGGNISNISRIKAIIVYMKAIIISEPGGPEVLELSDRPVPACNANEVLVKVMAAGINRPDVAQRKGNYPPPAGAPPDIPGLEIAGIVAEVGNDVTRWQVGDKVCALVIGGGYAEYCTAPEEQCLPVPGNLSFAEAASLPETFFTVWSNVFDRGHLQPGESLLVHGGSSGIGVAAIQMATALGSTVYVTAGSDEKCRFCEELGAAKAINYNHQDFSNTIDQLTGGNGVNVILDMIGGDYTAPNIKSLAPEGRLVLINTMKGKNAEINLSAVMRKRINITGSTLRARDVEFKSAIAQNLEKHIWPLLASAKIKPVIYKTFAADEAAAAHRLMESSAHMGKIVLEFDLRS; translated from the coding sequence ATGTTGCAACGCATCGAAGCCGCGTCGACCAACAAAGATCTAAGCGGGATGATTAAAGGGGGTAACATCTCAAACATATCACGTATAAAGGCTATTATTGTTTATATGAAAGCCATTATTATCAGCGAGCCTGGCGGCCCCGAAGTTTTAGAATTATCCGACAGGCCCGTTCCTGCCTGTAACGCTAACGAAGTGTTGGTTAAAGTGATGGCCGCAGGCATTAACCGGCCCGATGTGGCGCAGCGAAAAGGCAATTATCCCCCACCCGCCGGTGCGCCGCCTGATATTCCCGGCCTTGAAATTGCCGGTATTGTTGCCGAGGTTGGCAATGATGTAACCCGCTGGCAGGTTGGCGACAAAGTTTGCGCATTGGTAATTGGGGGCGGCTACGCCGAGTACTGCACTGCCCCCGAAGAGCAATGCCTCCCTGTGCCCGGTAACCTGTCGTTTGCCGAAGCAGCATCCTTACCCGAAACATTCTTCACCGTTTGGAGCAACGTGTTCGACCGTGGCCACCTGCAGCCCGGCGAAAGCCTGCTGGTACATGGCGGCAGCAGCGGCATCGGCGTGGCGGCCATACAAATGGCAACCGCGCTGGGCAGTACTGTGTATGTTACGGCAGGCAGCGATGAAAAATGCAGGTTTTGCGAAGAGCTTGGCGCCGCGAAGGCCATAAACTATAATCATCAGGATTTCAGCAATACGATAGACCAGCTCACCGGCGGCAATGGCGTAAATGTGATATTGGATATGATAGGCGGTGATTATACTGCTCCAAACATTAAAAGCCTTGCCCCCGAAGGTCGGCTTGTACTCATCAATACCATGAAGGGCAAAAATGCAGAAATTAACCTGTCGGCCGTAATGCGCAAGCGCATCAATATAACGGGTTCAACGCTACGGGCGCGGGATGTTGAGTTTAAAAGCGCCATTGCCCAAAACCTGGAAAAACACATTTGGCCGTTGCTGGCATCGGCCAAAATAAAACCTGTTATATACAAAACTTTCGCTGCTGATGAAGCAGCAGCAGCGCACCGGTTGATGGAAAGCAGCGCACATATGGGTAAAATTGTTTTAGAGTTTGACCTCAGAAGTTAG